In a single window of the Rhodamnia argentea isolate NSW1041297 chromosome 2, ASM2092103v1, whole genome shotgun sequence genome:
- the LOC115755485 gene encoding probable beta-1,3-galactosyltransferase 8, producing the protein MSSRSKHLDVPDRRDPQDLSVVLIEEKFRKGAVIVGLRRLMLKVWPTHPVNELKKMRGKPLPGRSILVLCISSFLAGSLFMSRTWTTHPSPNTDGQMPTVRDEVPTQDCDHKRKLVEEQSGDIVEEVAKTHQAIKSLDRTMSKLETDLAMARTSQLGASSSNHSLAKAFIVVGINTAFSSKRRRDSLRRTWLPRGEKLKRLEKEKGVVVRFVIGHTATPGGVLDRAIDAEDERHHDFLRLDHVEGYHELSSKTRLYFSTAVSIWDADFYVKVDDDVHLNLGTLVSTLATYRSKPRIYVGCMKSGPVLSLKGEKYHEPEFWKFGEEGNKYFRHATGQLYAISKDLASYISTNSPILHRYANEDVSVGAWFIGLEVDHVDERSMCCGTPPDCALKAEAGNVCVAAFDWSCSGVCKSVERMKEIHSLCGEGDGALWDIHL; encoded by the exons ATGTCATCCCGTAGCAAGCATTTAGACGTGCCGGATCGCCGCGATCCTCAGGATCTCTCGGTTGTCCTTATCGAG GAAAAATTTCGCAAAGGCGCAGTGATCGTGGGGTTGCGGCGACTCATGCTCAAGGTTTGGCCGACGCATCCCGTGAACGAGCTCAAGAAAATGCGGGGAAAGCCACTTCCCGGGAGATCCATACTAGTGCTGTGCATCTCAAGCTTCCTGGCAGGATCGCTCTTCATGAGCCGAACATGGACGACTCACCCTTCTCCCAACACCGACGGGCAAATGCCGACCGTTAGGGATGAGGTGCCGACGCAGGATTGCGACCACAAGCGC AAACTTGTCGAGGAACAGTCTGGAGATATAGTGGAGGAAGTCGCCAAGACCCACCAAGCCATCAA GTCTCTGGACAGAACAATGTCTAAACTGGAGACGGACTTGGCCATGGCTCGCACAAGCCAACTCGGAGCGTCCTCATCTAACCATAGTCTCGCGAAGGCCTTCATCGTCGTCGGGATCAATACCGCGTTCAGCAGCAAACGGAGGCGAGATTCGCTCCGGCGAACGTGGTTGCCTAgag GAGAGAAGCTGAAGAGGctggagaaagagaaaggggtgGTGGTGAGGTTCGTGATCGGGCACACCGCCACGCCGGGCGGGGTCCTGGACCGGGCTATCGACGCGGAGGACGAGAGGCACCACGACTTCCTCAGGCTGGACCACGTCGAGGGCTACCACGAGCTCTCTTCCAAGACCCGCCTCTACTTCTCCACGGCCGTCTCGATCTGGGACGCCGACTTCTACGTCAAGGTCGACGACGACGTCCACCTCAACCTGG GCACGTTGGTGAGCACGCTAGCGACGTACCGGTCCAAGCCACGGATCTACGTCGGGTGCATGAAGTCCGGCCCGGTTCTGTCCCTAAA GGGAGAGAAATACCACGAGCCGGAGTTTTGGAAATTCGGGGAAGAAGGGAACAAGTATTTCAGGCACGCCACGGGCCAGCTCTATGCCATCTCCAAGGACCTTGCTTCCTATATTTCCACCAACTC GCCGATATTGCATAGATACGCAAACGAGGACGTTTCGGTGGGAGCCTGGTTCATCGGCCTCGAAGTTGACCACGTTGACGAGCGGTCCATGTGCTGTGGGACCCCTCCAG ACTGCGCGCTGAAGGCGGAGGCCGGGAACGTGTGCGTGGCGGCGTTCGATTGGTCGTGCAGCGGCGTGTGCAAATCCGTGGAGAGGATGAAGGAGATTCACAGCCTGTGCGGGGAAGGGGACGGGGCTCTTTGGGATATTCATCTGTGA
- the LOC115755483 gene encoding protein NRT1/ PTR FAMILY 4.4-like, producing the protein MEKTSRNLEVNSTSEIGDGDQIPHHQVSVDWRGRPCRANTHGGMTAAVFVLGLQAFEMMAIAGVGNNLITYVFNDMHFPLSKSANIVTNFIGTVFLLSLLGGFLSDSYLGSFWTMLVFGFVELSGFVLLSIQAHLQPLRPPRCNMNDARGPHCEEASGYRALIFYVSLCLVALGSGCLKPNIISHGADQFRREDSKQSRRLSTYFNTAYFAFCTGELIALTVLVWVQTESGMDVGFGVSAAAMVVGMVSLISGALFYKNTPPRGSIFIPIAQVFVAAITKRKQICPSNAGMLHGNKITESKNQVPPAAAESCNLSHTEKFRFLDKACIRIQDGAKDSESPWKLCTVGQVEQVKIIISVIPIFACTIIFNTILAQLQTFSVQQGSSMDTRITDHFHVPPASLQAIPYLMLIVVVPLYETVFVPVARRLTGRDSGISPLQRVGIGLFVASFSMVSAALVEKKRRDSKLQRHETLSIFWIAPQFLIFGLSEMFTAVGLIEFFYKQSVEGMQSFLTAMTYCSYSFGFYLSSLLVSVVNKITSTSSSSVGGWLGDNDLNKDRLDLFYWLLAALSFINFLSYLFCSSWYSYNPSPSSSTPPTKSHIGGRPQPDQPI; encoded by the exons ATGGAGAAGACAAGCAGGAATTTGGAAGTAAATTCGACCTCTGAAATCGGAGATGGCGATCAGATTCCCCATCACCAGGTGTCTGTGGATTGGAGAGGTCGACCTTGCCGAGCCAACACGCATGGTGGAATGACTGCCGCCGTTTTCGTTCTCG GTCTCCAAGCGTTCGAGATGATGGCGATTGCCGGGGTCGGGAACAATCTGATAACGTATGTGTTCAACGACATGCACTTCCCTCTGTCCAAATCCGCCAACATCGTCACCAACTTCATCGGCACCGTgttcctcctctccctcctcgGCGGCTTCCTCTCCGACTCCTACCTTGGAAGCTTCTGGACCATGCTCGTCTTCGGCTTCGTCGAGCTCTCC GGATTTGTACTGCTGTCCATCCAAGCACATCTCCAGCCACTGAGGCCACCAAGATGCAACATGAATGATGCCCGAGGGCCCCATTGCGAGGAGGCAAGTGGCTACAGGGCTCTCATCTTCTATGTGTCCCTCTGCTTGGTGGCGCTTGGGAGTGGCTGCTTGAAGCCCAACATCATCTCCCATGGCGCTGACCAGTTCAGGAGGGAGGACTCCAAGCAGTCCAGGAGGCTCTCCACCTACTTCAACACCGCTTACTTCGCCTTCTGCACAGGGGAGCTTATCGCCCTCACCGTCCTCGTCTGGGTCCAGACGGAATCCGGGATGGATGTCGGATTCGGCGTGTCTGCCGCCGCCATGGTGGTCGGGATGGTCAGCCTGATCTCGGGAGCCCTGTTTTACAAGAACACGCCTCCTCGCGGAAGCATCTTCATCCCGATAGCCCAA GTTTTTGTGGCTGCAATCACAAAGAGAAAACAAATCTGTCCTTCAAATGCAGGCATGCTTCATGGGAACAAAATCACTGAATCTAAGAATCAGGTTCCCCCTGCTGCTGCCGAGAGCTGCAATCTCAGCCACACCGAAAAGTTCAG ATTCCTAGACAAGGCCTGCATCAGAATACAGGATGGAGCTAAGGACAGCGAGAGCCCGTGGAAACTATGCACCGTCGGGCAAGTAGAGCAGGTGAAGATCATTATCTCGGTCATCCCGATCTTTGCCTGCACCATCATCTTCAATACCATCCTAGCGCAGCTCCAGACGTTCTCGGTCCAACAGGGGAGTTCCATGGACACCCGAATCACGGACCACTTCCATGTGCCCCCAGCGTCCCTGCAGGCCATCCCTTACCTCATGCTCATCGTGGTCGTCCCGCTGTATGAGACTGTGTTCGTCCCCGTCGCCCGTCGCCTGACCGGGAGGGACTCAGGGATCTCCCCGCTCCAAAGAGTCGGGATTGGGCTCTTCGTCGCGAGCTTCTCAATGGTCTCGGCAGCGCTGGtcgagaagaagaggagggactCGAAACTGCAGCGTCACGAGACTCTCTCCATATTCTGGATAGCCCCGCAGTTCCTCATATTTGGGCTCTCGGAGATGTTCACTGCGGTCGGGCTCATCGAGTTCTTCTACAAGCAGTCGGTCGAGGGGATGCAATCCTTTTTGACCGCCATGACTTACTGCTCCTACTCATTCGGGTTCTATCTGAGCTCACTCCTGGTCTCAGTGGTCAACAAGATCACCTCAACTTCATCATCCTCTGTTGGTGGGTGGCTCGGTGACAATGACCTCAACAAGGACAGGCTTGACCTCTTTTACTGGTTATTGGCTGCACTAAGCTTCATCAACTTCCTCAGCTACCTCTTCTGCTCTTCATGGTACTCTTACAAtccatctccatcatcttccaCACCACCAACCAAATCCCATATCGGAGGAAGACCGCAACCTGATCAACCCATCTGA
- the LOC115755484 gene encoding GDSL esterase/lipase At1g71250 isoform X1 yields MVQFLSSVLHHYLLFPSFKSALNITVFTARKREKKMMGFSESPWLVALLLMVSIVQCVNVALGSQQVPAMHVFGDSVVDVGNNNYLNSYAKCNYPPYGIDYPGGPSGRFSNGKNIADMLGDLLGLPSPPAYADPSTTGAKILGGVNYASAAAGILDETGQHYGERYSLSQQVLNFEDTLNQLRTLLPGTSLSHYLARSIAVVVIGSNDYINNYLLPPMYSSSYSYTPPQFANLLLNRYARQILALNSVGLRKFFLAGIPPLGCIPNQRATGQAPQDRCVDSVNQMLGTFNEGLRSLVQQLNSNHPGSIFVYGNTYSTLGDILNNPATFGFSVVDRACCGIGKNQGEITCTPLIAPCTDRNQHVFWDAYHLTQAATSVLAQRAFYGPPSDSYPINIQQLAQL; encoded by the exons ATGGTGCAGTTCTTATCTTCCGTTCTTCATCATTATCTCCTGTTTCCATCTTTTAAAAGTGCCTTAAACATCACAGTTTTCACagcaaggaaaagagaaaaaaaaatgatggggTTCAGTGAGAGTCCATGGCTTGTTGCTCTGCTACTGATGGTTTCGATCGTGCAGTGCGTGAACGTGGCTCTAGGATCGCAGCAAGTGCCGGCGATGCATGTCTTCGGGGACTCGGTAGTTGATGTCGGGAACAACAATTACCTCAACTCCTATGCCAAATGCAATTACCCTCCTTATGGTATTGATTACCCTGGAGGACCTTCTGGCAGATTTTCCAATGGGAAGAACATCGCCGACATGCTCG GAGACCTGCTGGGTTTGCCGAGTCCTCCGGCTTATGCCGATCCGTCTACAACTGGAGCGAAAATCCTAGGGGGAGTAAATTATGCATCTGCCGCAGCAGGCATACTCGACGAGACAGGCCAACACTAT GGAGAGAGGTACAGCCTGAGCCAGCAAGTTCTGAACTTTGAGGACACCCTGAATCAACTGAGGACCCTGCTGCCCGGAACGTCTTTGAGCCATTACCTCGCTAGATCCATCGCCGTCGTGGTCATCGGAAGCAATGACTACATCAACAACTACCTCTTGCCTCCCATGTACTCTTCCAGCTACAGTTACACTCCCCCACAGTTCGCGAACCTCCTTCTCAACCGTTACGCTCGACAGATTCTG GCACTGAACAGTGTAGGACTGAGGAAGTTCTTCCTAGCAGGAATCCCACCGCTCGGCTGCATCCCGAACCAGAGGGCCACCGGCCAAGCCCCCCAAGACCGATGCGTCGACTCTGTGAACCAGATGCTCGGGACCTTCAATGAGGGGCTCAGGTCGCTCGTGCAGCAGCTGAACAGCAACCACCCCGGCTCAATCTTTGTCTATGGGAACACCTACAGCACCTTGGGCGACATCCTAAACAATCCCGCCACATTCG GGTTCAGCGTCGTGGACAGGGCATGCTGCGGAATAGGAAAGAACCAAGGCGAAATAACGTGCACTCCACTGATTGCGCCGTGCACCGACCGGAATCAGCACGTGTTCTGGGATGCGTATCACCTGACGCAGGCTGCCACTTCGGTGCTCGCCCAGAGGGCTTTCTATGGCCCGCCGTCGGACTCTTACCCGATCAACATCCAGCAACTGGCTCAGCTCTAG
- the LOC115755484 gene encoding GDSL esterase/lipase At1g71250 isoform X2, protein MMGFSESPWLVALLLMVSIVQCVNVALGSQQVPAMHVFGDSVVDVGNNNYLNSYAKCNYPPYGIDYPGGPSGRFSNGKNIADMLGDLLGLPSPPAYADPSTTGAKILGGVNYASAAAGILDETGQHYGERYSLSQQVLNFEDTLNQLRTLLPGTSLSHYLARSIAVVVIGSNDYINNYLLPPMYSSSYSYTPPQFANLLLNRYARQILALNSVGLRKFFLAGIPPLGCIPNQRATGQAPQDRCVDSVNQMLGTFNEGLRSLVQQLNSNHPGSIFVYGNTYSTLGDILNNPATFGFSVVDRACCGIGKNQGEITCTPLIAPCTDRNQHVFWDAYHLTQAATSVLAQRAFYGPPSDSYPINIQQLAQL, encoded by the exons atgatggggTTCAGTGAGAGTCCATGGCTTGTTGCTCTGCTACTGATGGTTTCGATCGTGCAGTGCGTGAACGTGGCTCTAGGATCGCAGCAAGTGCCGGCGATGCATGTCTTCGGGGACTCGGTAGTTGATGTCGGGAACAACAATTACCTCAACTCCTATGCCAAATGCAATTACCCTCCTTATGGTATTGATTACCCTGGAGGACCTTCTGGCAGATTTTCCAATGGGAAGAACATCGCCGACATGCTCG GAGACCTGCTGGGTTTGCCGAGTCCTCCGGCTTATGCCGATCCGTCTACAACTGGAGCGAAAATCCTAGGGGGAGTAAATTATGCATCTGCCGCAGCAGGCATACTCGACGAGACAGGCCAACACTAT GGAGAGAGGTACAGCCTGAGCCAGCAAGTTCTGAACTTTGAGGACACCCTGAATCAACTGAGGACCCTGCTGCCCGGAACGTCTTTGAGCCATTACCTCGCTAGATCCATCGCCGTCGTGGTCATCGGAAGCAATGACTACATCAACAACTACCTCTTGCCTCCCATGTACTCTTCCAGCTACAGTTACACTCCCCCACAGTTCGCGAACCTCCTTCTCAACCGTTACGCTCGACAGATTCTG GCACTGAACAGTGTAGGACTGAGGAAGTTCTTCCTAGCAGGAATCCCACCGCTCGGCTGCATCCCGAACCAGAGGGCCACCGGCCAAGCCCCCCAAGACCGATGCGTCGACTCTGTGAACCAGATGCTCGGGACCTTCAATGAGGGGCTCAGGTCGCTCGTGCAGCAGCTGAACAGCAACCACCCCGGCTCAATCTTTGTCTATGGGAACACCTACAGCACCTTGGGCGACATCCTAAACAATCCCGCCACATTCG GGTTCAGCGTCGTGGACAGGGCATGCTGCGGAATAGGAAAGAACCAAGGCGAAATAACGTGCACTCCACTGATTGCGCCGTGCACCGACCGGAATCAGCACGTGTTCTGGGATGCGTATCACCTGACGCAGGCTGCCACTTCGGTGCTCGCCCAGAGGGCTTTCTATGGCCCGCCGTCGGACTCTTACCCGATCAACATCCAGCAACTGGCTCAGCTCTAG
- the LOC115755486 gene encoding DNA repair RAD52-like protein 1, mitochondrial, whose translation MRLTMAGFVMRSLRNSLRSSSPVKPLLPQQLRARSRTFAAKSSSSSSNRDREAETERVEECDDAVPTSGIGRPLSEILKELNKRVPDSLVRVRLEDGISIKYIPWHIVNRIMNLHAPEWSGEVRSISYSADGKSVSVVYRVTLYGTDAEIYRESIGTASVDDAGYGDPVQKAEAMAFRRACARFGLGLHLYHEDML comes from the exons ATGCGTTTGACCATGGCCGGTTTTGTGATGAGATCCCTCAGAAACTCACTTCGTTCCTCTTCTCCCGTGAAACCCCTCCTTCCCCAGCAACTTCGAGCTCGTTCCCGCACATTCGCGGCCaagtcttcgtcttcttcttctaaccGAGACAGAGAGGCAGAGACCGAGAGAGTCGAGGAGTGCGATGACGCCGTACCCACCTCTGGAATCGGCAGGCCGCTCTCCGAGATACTCAAAGAACTCAACAAGCGAGTTCCCGATTCTCTCGTTAGAGTTCGCCTCGAAGATGGCATCTCCATCAAATACATcccttg GCATATAGTTAATAGAATCATGAACTTACATGCACCGG AGTGGTCTGGTGAGGTTCGGAGCATCAGTTATTCAGCTGATGGCAAGTCAGTTTCTGTTGTTTACCGTGTGACGCTTTACGGGACTGATGCGGAG ATTTACAGGGAGTCAATTGGTACTGCTTCAGTGGACGATGCTGGCTATGGAGATCCTGTGCAAAAGGCAGAAGCTATGGCCTTTCGTCGAGCTTGTGCGCGCTTTGGCCTGGGCCTACATTTGTATCATGAAGACATGCTGTGA